The genomic segment ATAAAATTCAAATATTTAACAACATTTTTTCTAATGCGCTGACGCGCATTACTCATAAGGGATAAATAAGAAATTTATACTTAAACTCTCCCTGTTTCAGATGAATGCTAACCCATCAATTTCTCTAAACCTAATTAACACTTTAAAAATTCTCCCTTCTCATTGGCGCATAGTTCCTGTCAATCACAACAAACAACCTCTAGGATATTCATGGCAACAACACCCTTTTTCACCGCTTCAAATGCTTGAGTATCTGACTCACAGAGGCTCTGTTGCAGTGCTAGGAAAAGCTCGCCAACTTTACTATATAACTCCCCCTGGCATAGGACTGTTGTGCGGTCAAACAGAAACAGAATTCTTACTAGCACTTGATATTGATGGTAACAGTGCAATGGCTTTGGTTGACCAACTATCTCGCGGTCAGGGTTTACCTTCTACTGTCGCCTTTACTTCTGGAAGAGAGGGGAGAGCACAATATTTATTTACACTTCCTTCTTTTCCAAAGATGTTTAAATCGCGCCGCATTATTACAGCCCCAGGTGAAGCCCTGGAACTTCGTGGCGAGGGACATCAATCAGTTCTCCCTCCATCGCCCCATCCCCTGACTGGTCATTACCAATGGATTCATAGACCCGATACCACGAAAGTAGCGCCAGCACCCGATTGGGTCATAGAACTGCTTACTGTACCCCAAACAGAACCCCAAAAATCAAAAGGATTCAAAACGATTGTCCCAGTTTGCGATCGCAAATCCATAATTCTTACCCCATCAAAAAGAACTTGTGCAACCAACATTACACTCGCCCAACTTCTGCTAGAGGTAACCCATCCCAACTATGCAGACAACTATCAATCTTGGATTTTTATCGGCATGGCACTCAAATACATCAGCAATGCTCTCTTACCAGACTGGGATGCGTGGAGTCAACTAAGCAGCAAATACCATCCAGGCGAATGCCAATATAAATGGGAAAGTTTTAGAGGCTTTGGAATCACAGACCGTACCCTACATTACTACGCTAACCACTCATAATTCATGACCCAAAATTACCAACCATACTACTTAAATAACGACCAAAATCGCCTGCATTTTCTCACTTTAAACTATGAATTACTCGCCGCCGTTAGCTGGCAAGGCTATCTAGAAGAAGGTCGAGGATGCGTAGCAATTGATAATAGTTCCCACAACCAACTATCATCCAAAAATCCTGACAAACAACCCCAATGGAACTTAGATACTCTACTCGGCTTTTACATAGGGGAAAACGGGAGTAACTTCCAAGATTTATTAGGAGGAAAATGGCCTGACAGAGAAACAGCACGCCGCGTAGCTCAGTACGACCCTAATTGGAAAGTATTAGTCTTAGTTTGGTTCGGAGAAAACAACGGAAATTTCTTAATCCAAGGCATTTCAATTCCCCAACTACCACCACCGCTTTGTTACCAACGGCTACTTCCACGTCTAAAAGAATTTATTGTTTCCCCAGGTATTTAAAGAGAGTATAGCGCTGACGCGCTTGGCATCAATGGTGTTTCCTAACTTCTTCCATTCTGCCATTGATGCCAGTTTCTCATTATGTCTGTTATTCATCAAAACGGAAATCAGCTGATTCATATTCCCCCCGATTTATCAAACCTTTTCTCATCCGCTGGAGCCAGTTATTTTCAAGGAAATTCAAACACAGTTACAAAGAAGGTAATTAAGGTCTTAGCTCCCATAAAGCCCGCATCTTCCACAACACCTTTCGATCAGGAAACTTTAGTAACTAATGGTAATAACTTTGGCATAGTTAACAAAATCATGCCAGATTCGCCTACTCCTGTCCAAATTTATTGGTGGTCGAACGGGAGTGAGGAAATCGAGCTAAAATTTTGGTATTCCTTAAATGATTTAAGGGTGCTAAAAATCGAGCCATTACCTCTATTTGTGACGCAAAAAACCTTTCTGATTATCCCAGCAGGTACTTTAGTACTTACAGAAAATGGGGAACTACTCCAATGGACAGAAACTCTCTTCTGGCTAAAAGAAATCAACAATGATGGCTATTACCTACTCAATCAATCCCAAGAGTGGCTTTTCCCCCTGGAAAATTTTCCTGGTATTCCCTTTGCTTGTGTGAATGAACTACCGTCAAAAGCAGTTCTATCAGCAACTAAGCGCCTCAATTTCCCTCAACTCAAAATCCTGATTTCTCTATGGCTATCTCTCAACTCTCCAGTAGATATTCTCGAACTAATTTATCACAATGGGGAAACAGAAATTGATTTGAAATATCAGTTTATTCGTAGCGAATATTTGGCAGGAGAAAACTATTTACAAACAGATTTAGAAGCTGCTTGGAAAACAGGCTTTTCGTTACATTTAAAGGAAAGAAAAAGCTCAATTGGAATGTTTGGTTTTAAAGCAGACTGGCGCATAGTTCAATGTACTCCCAAAACTGTTACTGTTAGCCGCTCGCACAATAACCATCATTGTACCTACGATTATCAATTTGGCACTGTAATAGACTTAGAGCCTCGATCGGACAAACCAGTATCAATCCAGTGGGAACATAATGAAAGCACAGGTAACTACACTTTACCAGAAATTAGAGCAAATTTTATCAGCCAGATAGTGCTGGTAAAAATATCTGACCAAGTTGGCTATATTCTGAGTGCCGATCGCAAATTCTACCAGGCTATCGTAGGCTTTGCATCAAAATCTGTAGCACATTCTTGGTGGCGAAGAATCAAAAAAGAACTGGGACATTTAAGCGACCTAAAATCCAACTATCATCCCTCTGTTAAACACCTAAAAAATCAGATGAAAGCTAAATATTTTTATTTAGCTCAGTTTCCCCATCAAAAAACCTTGAATGCGCGATTAAGACATCTGCAAATTGTAGCCAACTGGGACTTAACTAAACATTCGCATTGATAGAGCAAAAATGAATGTAAATCCTCCTCTACATTCGTGGTACGCTAGTATCATTACCAACAATTCATCTGAAGTATACTGCGACCATCTAGCTGTATGTCTCTTGCTAGAATTAATCCCAAATGTGACTCAAGAACAAAGGTTTATTACTCCAATACTTACCAGTATAAACGCCTTGGCTACAGTAGTCAAAGCGCCAGATATTGAGGTAAAACACTCCCTTGAACTTTTGCAGGAATTAAGCTTCATCCAGATTAACTATCCCCATGAACCAGAACTGTTACTAGCTGGTTTAATTCAAATCGCATTAAATCGATCCAGAATTTCTCAATTATCTGAAACCACAGCAAAAAATGAGCGTAGTGGATATTTATATATAGTGCGTTCAGGATTGAGCAATCAATACAAAATTGGTCGCACTAATAACTTCCAAAAACGCTTAAAAACTTTACAGACATCCTGTACCGTTCAATTGACTGTTGTAAAAACTTTCTTCTCCCTTGATGCAGTATCTTTAGAGAAAACAGCACATGATAAATTTGCACATTTCCGACAAAAAGGGGAATGGTTTGAATTGAATTCCTCACAATTAACCCAACTATTATCCTGGCTGGAACGTTGCCATTAAAACTATGCCAAAAGTTTTCCTCAAAGCCGAAAGCAAAAGCTTTCTTAAGCAATGCGAACATTTATTTCCTAATGGTTTTCCTGTTACAGCAGCTACTCCTGAACGGGAAATGGACTGGTATTGGAAAACTAGTTTATTGGGGAAATTTAAGTTTACCTTAATTAACTTCATTCGTCACCAAAAATGGATTTGGCTTAATCCAAATGCTGACCCTCCGTTCTTTATTTTGGACAGTTATGCTCTCTTATTTCCGCAAAATCAAGCACTGTTAAAGCTACTCAAAACCCATTACTGGAACGGGATAATTCCTAAGTGGATTGACCCAACTAACCCATTGAAAAACAGCATCAAAATTCTGGCTAGCGAAGTAGAAAGCCTAATAGCAGATTGAACACTAATAAGAATCTACAAAAATGTCAGACCTGGAAACACAGTACAATTTTGACCAAAATACCATCGTTATCCACATTCAGTTGTTACCCAAAACTGATGCAAATCAACCTCGAACTGCGGTAGTAGGCGTAGGTATCAAAAATTCTCCACCTATCATCACTAATACTAATGTAGAACAGTTAGAGTTACCTGCTCAAATTAATTCAATGCTGTCTCAGTTATCAGAAGAACTTCCGCAAAGGAAAGCGGCGGCATTAGAGTTAATGGAGAAACAACAAACTGAGGAATTACAACAGAATTATCAACAGCGAAAAGTGGCACCACCGCCAACAACTTCATCCAGTCAAACCAATACTAATACTAGTCAAAAGCACCAACTAACTTTGTTTTAAACTATGCCACTCATCATTCTTGAAGGTCAAAGAATTTCCTTGATTCCCGAACAATGTGCCACAGATGAAAGCATCGTCAATACCTTATTACCTTTCTATCCAGATGTGGCGAATGCAACTATTTCTAGAAAAGTTGTAGACGGTGAAGAACATATCGAAATCGTCAAAAAGGTGGGAACTAAAGGGAACTTTGCTCTTATCAAATCCCTGCAAACTGCACCAGAGTCAATTAATCCTGCACTTTCTCTTAGTTATCAACTCAAAGAGCTGGAAATTCAAGGTAAATTAAGTTTAGAAACTCTCTTGAGTATCTCGGAAGAAATTGAAGTAGCAATAGCACAAGGAGAACAAGCAAGCAAAGCTACCAACAGTGCTCTAGCAAATTTAATCGCCTCTCCCCCCATCCCTTCTAAACATCCAATTCCTAACTTATAAAATGTCAGTTACCACTGCTGCCATTACACATTTGCGCTCTTGTCAATTCCCTGTTTCTGTTGCACAGGGACTTGATTATTTGACTCAATTAAAGGAAAGTGTTGTTTTACTTTCTCTTTACAAAGCAAACTTTCCTTGTGAATGGGAAAAATCAATCGCACCTTTCTTTCCCCTGGCTTCTAATTCTCCCTATTCTCCCAGAGAAATCCAATTTTTAGAATTAGTGGATTCCCAACTATTTCCACTTGGCTTAGACTGTTTTGAATGGGATGAAAGATTGGATTTTATCCCATTTTGGTCTCACGAACTGGATTTTTATCAAAGGGATATCGAAGAATTTGAGCCAAGTACACAATTTCTCATTTGTTTGTATGATTCAACTTATTTACAAGGTGATTGGTATACTCATTTTAGCATTAAGCCGGGTCGAGTAGTTACCGCCGACCAAGTTGATTTCGACCAACTCAAGCAGCTATGTAACCAAGCTTCCGAACCAATATGTTATCTCTATGAAGCTATCAGTATTATCGACCACAGTACAGGTAGTATTTGGCTTGATGAAACTGGGGAATCTGCTTTCTATTTTGAGTGGTCGCAATCCAATCTTTCTATCTTAGCTGCTGATTGGTTAATCGCACAAAACTTTAACCAAAAAGCTGAACTACTTTGTTTGTGGTTGCAAGAAAGTAACCAGAATAAAATTTCCCTGATCCAACTTTGGAATGATGCTAAAAAAAGTAAATTATGACTTTAGCTAACTTAGAAAGTCGATTGTTAATAAATGCGATCGCACCCAAAGACATCCTCGCTTCTCTCTACATCTTTGAAGGCCAATATTTACTAAAATACCAAGAAAATGACCAGATTTTTAGTAAATTTATTTCCTCAGAAGCAGTGCGAAATGCGTTCTGTCAACTACCAGTTGATTCTGGGTTTTTACCACCTGGTATTGTTAGGTGGGGAAGCACTACCAAGGGAACTTTCATTGTCAAATTTATTCCGGCAACAAGCAACAATCAATTTACCTTTGTTGAAGATAGTCAAAACCAAATTCTTTCTTTACCATTGCCTGGATTAGTGTTAATAGGTATAGGTCGCCAATATTTCTTTTGGGCAGTAAAAACTAAGCAATTTGACCCAAATGCTAAAGTATTCCACGCTCCCTTACCTAATATTAACTCTTGGGGAGCTATTTGTTTTGGTAACAACTTTGTCCCTGATGCTAGCACTGAGACTATTGAATTTGTTTGTCAACTATTTGGTAGCAGTCCCTTCAATGGTGATAGCGTTACTGGCAAATCAAAAGCATTTCCATCAGATATTAGAAAGCAACTACATTACCTACACAAACATCAAAAACGGAGTTATCCATTGCGGGATTTAGTTGATTACCCAAGTCGCTATAAAACCATTGGAGAACTTATCGATTTCATGGTGAAACAAAGTTATGAATCAACCACCTTTAATTAATTACTTAGTTGCTCAGAAAAACCCCCTACCTCCCTGTAATGCCTCTTTGTACGAATTCATTTTAGCAAACAATGGAGTCTTGATTCGAGGCGAGAGAGATGGATTAAGTGTGATTGCGCCACTGGTTGAATGTAACATCCCTGGATTAGTGGACATTGAACCACAATTTCACTTCAAATATCCTCTAGTTCCTCGGAAATTGCTAGAAGAAATATTGCGCCTTTCTCAACAAGCAGCACCTCATGAAATACTCTTCCATTTGTCCTACGAACAAACATGGAAACTTAGTATTCCTCCACAAACAAGGCAGGAATTAACTGTTACTCGGTTGGATAGTTCTCCTCATATCTTGATAGAAATCCACAGTCACCACATTTTACCTGCTAACTTTTCTGATCGAGATAATTCTGAGGAGTCAGGCTTCAAAATATATGGAGTTATTGGCACAATTTTTAGTCAACCAACTTTGCGATTGAGAGTGGGGATTTATCATCAAGTATTTTGGGAAATTCCCGCTCATTTTGTTTTCGAGATGCCCAAAGAAATTTATGATGCTACCTTAGTCGATTATGTCAGATTCCTCATACCCTAATGCACTTCCTATTCTCTTAACTCCTCACAAACAAATCCAATTCTTCCTGGTTGGATGTGGCGGAACCGGAGGATTTTTAGCACCAATGTTAGCGAGGTTGATTGTAGCTTTAGAAAAGGGTGGTATGCCAGCCCAAGGAACTTTTGTTGATTTTGATGTAGTGGATCATCTTAACGTACCGCGTCAAAACTTTTGTGCTGTGGATATTGGCTTTAATAAAGCCGAAGTTTTGGCAACTCGATATAGCCTCGCTTATGGAATCAAACTGGGTGCTTACACTAATCCCTTCTCTGGAGAAATGGTCAATTTACAATGGCAGAAACTGATTATTTTGATTGGTTGTGTTGACAATAGTGCAGCTAGGATTGAACTTAGCAAAGTTTTGGATTTAACAGACTATTATTATGCCAATCGGGAACTACCCAGAGTTTGGTGGATGGATTGTGGTAACTTTGGTCAAGGTGTTCCGGCTGGACAAGTTTTGCTGGGTTCGACTAACGATTTTGAGCCAAAGAAAGCCTTTAACGACCTGAATAATCCTAACTTTTGTGTTAATCTTCCATCTCCTAGTTTTCAACATCCTGATTTGCTTGTTCCACAACCAGAGGAATTAACAAATCAACAGCTTTCTTGTGCCCAAATAACTGCTATGAATGCTCAGAGTCTCTTTATTAATCAACGAGTTGCTGCGGAGGCTATTGAGATGTTGTCACAGTTGGTGTTGACCAAAAGTTTACGACGATTTGCTACTTATTTCCATTGCAGTAGCGGAAGTAGTCGTTCTCTATATACTTCCCAAGAAACTTTGATGAGTCTCTGTAATTAGTTTATCTACGTTGTACAGAAGAGGATTTTTTAGAGAGCGCTGATGCGCTTGTGCGGATGAAAAGAACTTCTAAAAAATATGGAAAGACTTCTGACAACTACAGGTAGGTTTTGCCCTTTTGGATGCCGCTATTGCTTTGCAGCGTCTCCCAGCTATCAACCCTTTTTAAACTTAGTTGAAGTTACCAAACTTCAAGAGATTATAGCAGGGTATGAATACATTCAACTAGCTTGTGATACAGAACTTTTTCTCAATCCTCCCGAAGCTTTAAGACTGCTAAGAGAAGTTGTAGAAGCTAATCAAAATGTGAGTTTCATTACCAAGATGGCTCTTTCGGACCGCTTAATTGAGAAAATAGCTCTTGTTGGTCAAGAAGCTAAGTTGAAAGGATTGATTGTTAGTGGCAGTATTTCCTTAACTAGCTTGGATTCTGTGGCACAATATGAACCATATTGTGCTACACCAGAGCAACGAATTAATACCTTAAAGAACCTCTACCACTCAGGAATTCATACAAGAGTGGCTTTGCGACCTTTAATTCCATCAGTTAGTTTGGATGAATTGCTCGAATTGGTGGATCTAACATTGCCTTATACTTATGGGTATTATTCCGGCCCTCTTTGGTTAGAACGTCTCAATCAAGAAATGGTTTCTCCTGGTACAGTGATATCAAAACGACCAGTTTCTTGGATGGCTGGAAATCCGCGTTGGTATTGTTTGGAACATCCACAGAAGCAGCAAGCTCTGGCTGAGTATATTCAACAACGGGGCAGCAAACTATACCAAAGCAGCGTTGAAGCTATAGCCGCCACTCAGTTTCAATATTTAGCTAAGGTTAGTTAATGAAAACTGCATCTATCGCGATTACTTTAATCGACCCAGACTTTAACTTTTCGTTGCCTGCACGGTGGGGAACTGATTATCAAATCGATGCAATTGATGTTGTTTACTTGAACGGAGAAACGGCTCTTTGCTTGCATCTTTCTCCTTTACAAAACCCCAATATCAATACCTTTGTACAAGGATGCCAAAAGATTAATTGTTCCACCGACTATCCCTACTTTTATCTGTCCTGTTCGCAAAACTCGATTCCTCCAGCAATAGGTAGTGCATGGGGAACTTTGTGGAGGGTATCGGAATGCCGCACTGTTTTGAAGGAAAGTTATGTGCCAACAGAAGGTTATTGTTTAGTTTGGCACTGGCGGCTGACTTTTAGTAAAAGAAGAGAACCAATCAAATTTCTTCCGACTGCTTAAGTAAGACTAAACAAACCAATGCACATCGATGGCATTGGTTTGTTTTCGTGTTGGTGCTGACGCACCAAATTTTTAGTAGTGTTAATTTAATCAAATGAGTCACTTTTCCACCATAAAAACTACTCTCTCTAATGGACAAGCACTTCAAGAAGGACTCAAAACTCTTTTGGAGAAAATAGGAATTACTCCAGAGATTGAAAGTCACGAGAATCCTGTTGCTTTGATTAATGGGTACGATCGCACAGATTCGCAAGAAGCCAACATTATTATCCGACGCACGCAACTACAAGGCTTAATTGATATTGGCTTTCGCTGGAATCCTTCTCAAAACTGCTACGATGCTGCGATCGATCCTTGGGATTTTGGCAGAAATCTTCTGTCCAACCATTTTGAAAATGTTGAAGATTTCCTAGAAGAAGTGCAAATGGCACATAACGCTGCTTTCATTAATATCCATTATCCCGCACATCTTTGGTCAAGAGAAACCATCACGGCATCCGATGGAACTTTGACAACTACTCTCACTAAAAACGTTGACCTTTACGCCTAAAAGGAACTCATGTCAGAACCAACCAAAATCAAAATTACTCAACGCAAAGGACAACCATTAGAAGTGGAAGTTCTCAACGTAACTGGCGATTCTTGCACGGAAATAACAGCGCCTTTCAATCAACTTGGTGTTTCGCAACCCCAGCTAAAAGAGGAATATTTCGAGCCATCGATTTCTGTAGATACAACCACAGAAATTCATCTGTAAATCTCAGTTTCTGCTATGGGATTGGGCAATTTCCTAATCCCTTTTTCTTTAGGGACTTTCTAATATGTTTGATACCGACCAATTGTGTACTTGGCTGAGAGCGGGAATTGCTACGGTTACTGTCGATACTCCAGCGGCTTCTGAACCCGCCTTAGTGGATCAAATTGTAGTGGATTTGCACAAACGTTACAGAACTATTCTGCAATGGGACTGCGGACATCAATTTCTCACAGTGACTCCCGTAATCCAGAGAAATGTTATCACTAAAATTGACAAAACTATTACTAATGGAGTCAAAGTCGAAGCTCATCCTATTGTGACTTTCATCAAGCACCTAGAAAGTCTCATTCAAGAAAGTTTAAGCGATGAAGAAACTAATCCAACTTTGATTATCGCTAAAGATTTTCTGGAATTTATTGGTAAACTCGATTCCCGGAGAGATTGGATTAGATTAGCTCAAGATTTGTTCTTTGATCTGAAACGTTCTCCCCATCGCTTAATTCTGATTCACCAGGGATTAAACATTCCTCATTACTTCAAAGATTTAGTTTGGGAAATGTCTAACCAATTACCCAATTCTTCCGAAGTCGAACAGATTAAACAA from the Phormidium ambiguum IAM M-71 genome contains:
- a CDS encoding DUF1257 domain-containing protein, with protein sequence MSHFSTIKTTLSNGQALQEGLKTLLEKIGITPEIESHENPVALINGYDRTDSQEANIIIRRTQLQGLIDIGFRWNPSQNCYDAAIDPWDFGRNLLSNHFENVEDFLEEVQMAHNAAFINIHYPAHLWSRETITASDGTLTTTLTKNVDLYA
- a CDS encoding bifunctional DNA primase/polymerase encodes the protein MNANPSISLNLINTLKILPSHWRIVPVNHNKQPLGYSWQQHPFSPLQMLEYLTHRGSVAVLGKARQLYYITPPGIGLLCGQTETEFLLALDIDGNSAMALVDQLSRGQGLPSTVAFTSGREGRAQYLFTLPSFPKMFKSRRIITAPGEALELRGEGHQSVLPPSPHPLTGHYQWIHRPDTTKVAPAPDWVIELLTVPQTEPQKSKGFKTIVPVCDRKSIILTPSKRTCATNITLAQLLLEVTHPNYADNYQSWIFIGMALKYISNALLPDWDAWSQLSSKYHPGECQYKWESFRGFGITDRTLHYYANHS
- a CDS encoding ThiF family adenylyltransferase encodes the protein MSDSSYPNALPILLTPHKQIQFFLVGCGGTGGFLAPMLARLIVALEKGGMPAQGTFVDFDVVDHLNVPRQNFCAVDIGFNKAEVLATRYSLAYGIKLGAYTNPFSGEMVNLQWQKLIILIGCVDNSAARIELSKVLDLTDYYYANRELPRVWWMDCGNFGQGVPAGQVLLGSTNDFEPKKAFNDLNNPNFCVNLPSPSFQHPDLLVPQPEELTNQQLSCAQITAMNAQSLFINQRVAAEAIEMLSQLVLTKSLRRFATYFHCSSGSSRSLYTSQETLMSLCN
- a CDS encoding GIY-YIG nuclease family protein, with product MNVNPPLHSWYASIITNNSSEVYCDHLAVCLLLELIPNVTQEQRFITPILTSINALATVVKAPDIEVKHSLELLQELSFIQINYPHEPELLLAGLIQIALNRSRISQLSETTAKNERSGYLYIVRSGLSNQYKIGRTNNFQKRLKTLQTSCTVQLTVVKTFFSLDAVSLEKTAHDKFAHFRQKGEWFELNSSQLTQLLSWLERCH
- a CDS encoding DUF2997 domain-containing protein, whose amino-acid sequence is MSEPTKIKITQRKGQPLEVEVLNVTGDSCTEITAPFNQLGVSQPQLKEEYFEPSISVDTTTEIHL
- a CDS encoding radical SAM protein; the encoded protein is MERLLTTTGRFCPFGCRYCFAASPSYQPFLNLVEVTKLQEIIAGYEYIQLACDTELFLNPPEALRLLREVVEANQNVSFITKMALSDRLIEKIALVGQEAKLKGLIVSGSISLTSLDSVAQYEPYCATPEQRINTLKNLYHSGIHTRVALRPLIPSVSLDELLELVDLTLPYTYGYYSGPLWLERLNQEMVSPGTVISKRPVSWMAGNPRWYCLEHPQKQQALAEYIQQRGSKLYQSSVEAIAATQFQYLAKVS